One Setaria italica strain Yugu1 chromosome II, Setaria_italica_v2.0, whole genome shotgun sequence DNA segment encodes these proteins:
- the LOC101776957 gene encoding probable UDP-3-O-acylglucosamine N-acyltransferase 2, mitochondrial isoform X1 produces MAAILPRTVCRAAEAALSLRSVPPRGAGHHVRSLGGVSAACCKAGAASVEFVPWHNGGGILHRAASVDPTAVVEAGAVVHSGAVLGKEVVVGSGAVVGPSVSIGNSTRIGYNVVLSNCSVGEFCTIHNGACIGQDGFGFFVDEDGQVKKKPQMLYARIGDHVEIGANTCVDRGSWRETMIGDHTKIDNLVQIGHNVVIGKCCMICGQVGIAGSATLGDYVTLGGRVAIRDHVSIVSKVRLAANSSVTKDIQKPGDYGGFPAVPINEWRRQTANLRLFSKKDGVKR; encoded by the exons ATGGCAGCCATCCTGCCGAGAACCGTATGCAGGGCTGCGGAGGCAGCGCTTTCACTGCGCTCCGtgccgccgcgcggcgccggtCACCATGTACGGTCCCTGGGCGGCGTCTCCGCTGCTTGCTGTA AAGCTGGTGCTGCTTCAGTGGAGTTCGTGCCGTGGCACAATGGCGGGGGCATCCTGCACAGGGCGGCATCCGTGGACCCCACCGCAGTGGTCGAGGCTGGCGCCGTCGTGCACTCCGGTGCTGTCCTTGGTAAGGAGGTCGTTGTTGGTTCTGGAGCCGTCGTTGGACCTTCGGTCTCCATCGGCAACTCAACTAGGATAGG GTACAATGTTGTCTTAAGCAATTGCTCGGTGGGTGAGTTCTGTACTATCCATAATGGAGCCTGCATTGGCCAAGATG GTTTTGGGTTTTTTGTGGACGAGGATGGACAGGTTAAGAAGAAACCACAG ATGCTGTATGCAAGAATCGGGGACCATGTAGAAATAGGTGCAAACACATGCGTTGATAGAGGCAG TTGGAGAGAGACAATGATTGGTGATCATACCAAGATTGATAATCTAGTCCAG ATAGGTCACAATGTGGTCATTGGAAAGTGCTGCATGATATGTGGGCAAGTAGGGATTGCTGGTTCTGCCAC GCTGGGGGACTATGTTACGTTGGGTGGTAGGGTGGCAATCCGGGACCATGTCTCCATTGTATCAAAG GTTCGGCTTGCAGCAAATAGCTCGGTGACAAAGGATATTCAGAAGCCCGGTGACTATGGTGGATTCCCTGCT GTACCGATAAATGAATGGCGCCGGCAAACTGCAAACTTGCGCCTGTTCTCAAAGAAGGATGGTGTGAAGAGATAG
- the LOC101776957 gene encoding probable UDP-3-O-acylglucosamine N-acyltransferase 2, mitochondrial isoform X2, whose translation MAAILPRTVCRAAEAALSLRSVPPRGAGHHVRSLGGVSAACCMEFVPWHNGGGILHRAASVDPTAVVEAGAVVHSGAVLGKEVVVGSGAVVGPSVSIGNSTRIGYNVVLSNCSVGEFCTIHNGACIGQDGFGFFVDEDGQVKKKPQMLYARIGDHVEIGANTCVDRGSWRETMIGDHTKIDNLVQIGHNVVIGKCCMICGQVGIAGSATLGDYVTLGGRVAIRDHVSIVSKVRLAANSSVTKDIQKPGDYGGFPAVPINEWRRQTANLRLFSKKDGVKR comes from the exons ATGGCAGCCATCCTGCCGAGAACCGTATGCAGGGCTGCGGAGGCAGCGCTTTCACTGCGCTCCGtgccgccgcgcggcgccggtCACCATGTACGGTCCCTGGGCGGCGTCTCCGCTGCTTGCTGTA TGGAGTTCGTGCCGTGGCACAATGGCGGGGGCATCCTGCACAGGGCGGCATCCGTGGACCCCACCGCAGTGGTCGAGGCTGGCGCCGTCGTGCACTCCGGTGCTGTCCTTGGTAAGGAGGTCGTTGTTGGTTCTGGAGCCGTCGTTGGACCTTCGGTCTCCATCGGCAACTCAACTAGGATAGG GTACAATGTTGTCTTAAGCAATTGCTCGGTGGGTGAGTTCTGTACTATCCATAATGGAGCCTGCATTGGCCAAGATG GTTTTGGGTTTTTTGTGGACGAGGATGGACAGGTTAAGAAGAAACCACAG ATGCTGTATGCAAGAATCGGGGACCATGTAGAAATAGGTGCAAACACATGCGTTGATAGAGGCAG TTGGAGAGAGACAATGATTGGTGATCATACCAAGATTGATAATCTAGTCCAG ATAGGTCACAATGTGGTCATTGGAAAGTGCTGCATGATATGTGGGCAAGTAGGGATTGCTGGTTCTGCCAC GCTGGGGGACTATGTTACGTTGGGTGGTAGGGTGGCAATCCGGGACCATGTCTCCATTGTATCAAAG GTTCGGCTTGCAGCAAATAGCTCGGTGACAAAGGATATTCAGAAGCCCGGTGACTATGGTGGATTCCCTGCT GTACCGATAAATGAATGGCGCCGGCAAACTGCAAACTTGCGCCTGTTCTCAAAGAAGGATGGTGTGAAGAGATAG
- the LOC101771573 gene encoding 26S proteasome regulatory subunit 6B homolog, with translation MDASAAAPSLHRTLSFHGRTGTSMAVAADATVAQLHRTLSCPSDFFYLVPPPTSQAEAVYRFAHGEVGDDADLYELLHSLERELEELDQREERVRVDMAQLRREVRSTEEALKGVQQDTPLVVGHVVEIVGEDHAVVEEETDDGSPHGYYVRVHGAVDRARLKPSATVLLHASPSHAVLEALPVDAAGEGAAAASSLLVAEGERPGVTYDDVAGCEAQKREVREAVELPLTHPELFARVGVDPPRGVLLCGPPGTGKTMLARAVAHHASAAFFRVSGAALVGKFLGEGPQMVRDVFRLAREKAPSIIFIDEVDAVAAAATSDSGADREVRRVLVELLAQMDGFDGDGRAGDGVRVIMATNRPDTLDPALLRPGRLDRRVEFPLPDRRQRRLVFRACAAGMSLDGGVDLESLAARHDRMSAAEIAAVCFEAGMRAVRGDRPVVTSEDFEEGYRAVAKRPECGAYYELSYDS, from the coding sequence ATGGACGCCTCCGCCGCAGCGCCGTCGTTGCACCGTACGCTGTCGTTCCATGGTCGAACGGGTACATCCATGGCCGtggccgccgacgccaccgTAGCGCAGTTGCACCGAACGTTGTCGTGCCCATCGGATTTCTTCTAcctcgtcccgccgccgacgtccCAGGCCGAGGCCGTGTACAGGTTCGCCCACGGCGAGGTCGGCGACGACGCGGACCTGTACGAACTGCTCCACTCCCTGGAACGGGAGCTCGAAGAGCTGGACCAGCGGGAAGAGCGCGTGCGCGTCGATATGGCCCAGCTCCGGCGCGAGGTGCGGTCCACGGAGGAGGCCCTGAAGGGCGTCCAGCAAGACACGCCCCTCGTCGTCGGCCACGTCGTTGAGATCGTCGGCGAGGACCACGCCGTCGTCGAAGAGGAGACCGACGACGGGAGCCCGCACGGATACTACGTGCGCGTCCACGGCGCCGTCGACCGCGCGCGCCTCAAGCCCTCGGCGACCGTGCTGCTCCACGCGTCACCGTCGCACGCGGTCCTCGAGGCGCTGCCcgtggacgccgccggcgagggcgccgccgctgcgtcgTCCCTGCTCGTCGCGGAGGGCGAGAGGCCGGGCGTCACGTACGACGACGTCGCCGGGTGCGAGGCGCAGAAGCGGGAGGTCCGCGAGGCCGTGGAGCTGCCGCTGACGCACCCCGAGCTGTTCGCGCGCGTCGGCGTGGACCCGCCGCGCGGCGTACTCCTGTGCGGCCCACCGGGCACCGGCAAAACCATGCTCGCCAGGGCCGTCGCGCACCACGCTTCAGCGGCGTTCTTCCGCGTCAGCGGCGCCGCGCTCGTGGGGAAGTTCCTCGGCGAGGGGCCCCAGATGGTTCGCGACGTGTTCCGGCTCGCCCGGGAGAAGGCGCCGTCGATCATCTTCATCGACGAGGTGGatgccgtggcggcggcggcgacatcgGACTCGGGCGCCGACCGCGAGGTGCGGCGCGTGCTGGTGGAGCTGCTGGCGCAGATGGACGGgttcgacggcgacggccgcgcgGGCGACGGCGTGCGCGTGATCATGGCGACGAACCGCCCGGACACGCTGGACCCGGCGCTGCTCCGGCCGGGGCGGCTGGACCGCAGGGTGGAGTTCCCGCTGCCGGACAGGCGGCAGAGGCGGCTCGTGTTCCGGGCGTGCGCAGCGGGGATGAGCCTGGACGGCGGCGTGGACCTGGAGAGCCTGGCGGCGCGGCACGACCGGATGAGCGCCGCCGAGATCGCGGCAGTGTGCTTCGAGGCCGGCATGCGGGCGGTGCGCGGCGACCGGCCCGTGGTGACGAGCGAGGACTTCGAGGAGGGGTACCGCGCCGTCGCCAAGAGGCCCGAGTGCGGCGCCTATTACGAGCTTAGCTACGACAGCTGA
- the LOC101777919 gene encoding GPI mannosyltransferase 1: MAPAAAAVTLRRVLLASAALRLALVVFGEWQDAHLEVRYTDVDYLVFSDAAASVAAGGSPFARATYRYSPLLAFLLLPNSLLHAAWGKLLFSAADLLVGLFIDTILKLRGIPEKMRMWSVIAWLFNPFTFTIGTRGNCEPIVCAAILWILICLMKGRVFQAAFWYGLIVHFRIYPIIYAIPFVIVLGKSYAGSSGRPTLTLWRSEQHLQNDKSSQREGPTSFLATLWDFLSNFITRNAILFGLLSGSMFFVWTGVFFYLYGWEFLNEALLYHLTRTDPRHNFSIYFYHIYLHHQQGFSSIQRLASFLPQLIVQLALILRFCRDLPFCMFLQTVAFVAFNKVMTAQYFVWFFCLLPLILPWSSMKLKWKGLACMLVWMGSQLHWLMWAYLLEFKGRNVFVQLWLAGLVFLAANTFVMLMVIKHHKYTPLFSTPVKPGSKVATKKE, encoded by the exons atggcccccgccgccgccgccgtgacaCTACGGCGGGTGCTGCTCGCGTCTGCCGCGCTCCGGCTCGCACTGGTAGTGTTCGGGGAGTGGCAGGATGCCCACCTCGAGGTGCGCTACACCGACGTCGACTACCTCGTCTTCTCCGATGCCGCCGCCTCTGTCGCCGCCGGTGGATCCCCGTTCGCCCGCGCGACCTACCGCTACTCTCCGCTCCTGGCCTTCCTACTTCTCCCGAACTCACTCCTCCATGCTGCCTGGGGCAAGCTCCTCTTCTCCGCCGCAG ATTTGCTCGTAGGATTGTTCATAGACACCATTCTGAAACTACGAGGAATCCCTGAGAAAATGCGGATGTGGTCTGTGATAGCTTGGCTGTTCAATCCCTTCACATTCACCATTGGCACAAGAGGAAACTGCGAGCCAATAGTTTGCGCTGCCATACTCTGGATTCTCATTTGTTTGATGAAGG GTAGAGTATTTCAGGCAGCATTCTGGTATGGGCTTATCGTGCACTTCAGAATATACCCAATCATATATGCGATTCCTTTTGTAATTGTTCTTGGCAAGAGTTATGCTGGTTCTTCTGGTAGGCCTACTCTTACATTGTGGAGGTCCGAACAGCACTTGCAAAATGACAAATCCAGTCAAAGAGAAGGACCAACATCATTCCTGGCCACTCTATGGGATTTCCTTTCAAACTTTATAACAAGAAATGCAATCCTATTTGGGTTGCTCTCAGGATCTATGTTCTTTGTCTGGACTGGTGTTTTCTTCTATCTTTATGGGTGGGAGTTCCTAAACGAAGCATTACTTTACCATCTTACTCGGACTGATCCAAGACACAATTTCTCAATATATTTCTATCATATATATCTACATCATCAGCAAGGGTTCTCAAGTATTCAGAGGCTTGCTTCGTTTCTGCCTCAACTGATCGTGCAACTGGCATTGATTCTGCGCTTCTGTAGGGATCTTCCATTTTGCATGTTTCTCCAGACTGTTGCATTTGTTGCTTTTAACAAG GTGATGACGGCACAGTACTTCGTGTGGTTCTTCTGCCTGTTGCCTCTCATCCTCCCTTGGAGCAGCATGAAACTTAAGTGGAAGGGCCTGGCCTGCATGCTAGTGTGGATGGGATCTCAACTACATTGGCTCATGTGGGCTTACCTGCTGGAATTCAAGGGCCGAAATGTCTTTGTGCAACTCTGGCTTGCAGGCCTCGTGTTTCTAGCTGCCAACACATTTGTTATGCTCATGGTAATCAAACACCACAAGTACACCCCACTCTTCTCGACACCAGTGAAGCCTGGCAGCAAGGTTGCTACCAAGAAGGAATAG
- the LOC101778316 gene encoding protein TRIGALACTOSYLDIACYLGLYCEROL 3, chloroplastic — MASPSIPAALRHPHLAAGGGLLAHSSGEPTSRSALSFRTVDMPMRRWQTGLGPILAARSPGLGNVDNLHESSSLSRSWDLNSQIDNDRDVLIECRDVHKSFGDKHVLRGVSFKIRHGEAVGIIGPSGTGKSTILKVMAGLLAPDKGDVIICGKKRHGLVSDEDIEGLRIGLVFQSAALFDSLTVRENVGFLLYENSSLPEDRIGKLVTETLAAVGLKGVEDRMPSELSGGMKKRVALARSIIFDDTKDVIEPEVLLYDEPTAGLDPIASTVVEDLIRSVHMTGRDALGKPGKIASYVVVTHQHSTIRRAVDRLLFLHEGKVVWEGMTHEFTTSTNPIVQQFASGSLDGPIRYF; from the exons ATGGCGTCGCCGTCCATCCCCGCCGCTCTCCGCCACCCGCacctcgccgccggtggcggccTCCTTGCCCACTCGTCCGGGGAACCAACTTCGCGCTCCGCGCTCTCATTCAG GACTGTAGACATGCCAATGAGGAGGTGGCAGACAGGTCTTGGTCCCATTTTGGCTGCGAGGAGTCCTGGTTTGGGCAATGTTGATAATCTGCATGAG AGTTCGAGCTTGTCTAGAAGCTGGGATTTGAACAGTCAGATTGATAATGACCGTGATGTACTCATAGAATGTAGGGATGTTCATAAGTCATTTGGGGACAAACATGTATTGAGAGGTGTCAGCTTCAAG ATTAGACATGGTGAAGCAGTTGGGATAATTGGACCTTCAGGAACTGGCAAGTCAACTATTTTGAAGGTTATGGCAGGGCTGCTAGCTCCAGACAAG GGTGATGTAATCATTTGTGGAAAGAAAAGACATGGATTAGTTAGTGACGAGGATATTGAGGGTCTCCGTATTGGTTTG GTCTTTCAAAGTGCTGCACTTTTTGATTCTCTCACAGTCCGTGAAAATGTTGGATTCCTTTT ATATGAAAATTCAAGCTTACCCGAGGACCGCATTGGTAAATTAGTGACAGAAACTTTGGCTGCAGTAGGACTAAAG GGTGTTGAAGATCGCATGCCATCTGAGTTGTCTGGTGGCATGAAAAAGCGTGTTGCTCTAGCTCGTTCAATAATATTTGATGATACAAAGGATGTAATCGAGCCAGAG GTCCTTCTATATGATGAACCTACAGCTGGGCTCGACCCAATTGCATCAACTGTCGTGGAAGATCTTATACGTTCCGTGCATATGACTGGACGGGATGCTCTAGGCAAGCCAGGAAAAATAGCTTCTTATGTTGTTGTGACTCATCAGCATAGCACAATAAGAAGAGCTGTTGATAG ATTGCTGTTTCTTCATGAGGGGAAGGTTGTTTGGGAAGGAATGACACATGAGTTCACAACATCAACTAATCCAATTGTTCAACAG TTTGCATCTGGTAGCTTGGATGGGCCCATACGATATTTCTGA